A DNA window from Acetobacter aceti NBRC 14818 contains the following coding sequences:
- a CDS encoding sulfurtransferase TusA family protein, which yields MNESDAPPLLLDITSETCPMTFVRTRLALDGLPAGGLLRVTLYGEEPLKNVTRSTQSLGHTVLATEEETGNGRYILTIRKKEEA from the coding sequence ATGAACGAGTCAGACGCCCCTCCCCTTCTTCTGGATATCACCAGCGAGACCTGTCCCATGACATTCGTGCGGACCCGGCTTGCTCTGGATGGACTGCCTGCTGGTGGACTTCTGCGTGTCACGCTTTATGGCGAAGAACCGCTGAAGAACGTTACACGCTCAACTCAATCTCTCGGCCACACCGTCCTCGCCACCGAAGAAGAGACAGGAAACGGACGCTACATACTGACGATTCGCAAGAAGGAAGAGGCCTGA
- a CDS encoding TonB-dependent receptor — MTLQFPDRQTERCGNVRYPRLPLHQRHPVFPLCFSFLFGGLLCMSDDAIAAPEILPPPRSGQKTTAAKNVRPKTLKPAVELINVTASRRNLLGRAATASEGSITAREIQLRPAYRVGQILEAVPGLVVTSHSGEGKANQFLLRGFNLDHGTDLATFVDDMPINGVSNAHGQGYTDLNFLIPELLSGVDYTKGPFHADIGDFGVAGSDHMKLADDVPRQISLSAGTLGDYRAYLGGTAHLANGDRWVNAFSLSHTDGPWKYPDNARSIKAITRYAHGEATNGFDLTGMFYRGQWRATNEQPLATYSEGLIGRYGSLDPTDGGFSERYSLSGHYHLADDNWKWVTSAFAAHDRLTLWNNFTHYLDDPVNGDQQQQDETRTTVGGSSVYSREDHVGRVRTDTQVGVQGRYDFLYVDRRHTRQRVTLVACPSSLEATVPYLCNADDINLGAAGMFVQNTTHWLPWFRMIVGLREDYQGGTDSNLVDDSLTRKHQWLFQPKGSLVFGPWKKTELYLSGGRGFHSNDFRSVSGSYTADEFAKGSVKVPLMTSAVSGEVGVRATPLRHLNVQAAAFVIDFDSELSYDGDAGVTSPGPASRRQGVELSAQYNPFTWLEFNTDLSFAKARYQAKNLASYGIDGRYVTNAPSFVWSFGIIADRGPWYGGLQVRWLGGYPLVEDNSLRSKGYQEVNLNIGYRFTKNLKLEASIFNAFNAHAYAAQYAYDYRLTPTSAVQSGATGHPIEPISARFAVQYGF, encoded by the coding sequence ATGACTTTACAGTTTCCGGACAGGCAGACCGAACGCTGCGGTAACGTTCGTTATCCGCGCCTGCCTCTGCACCAGCGCCATCCGGTTTTCCCGCTCTGTTTTTCGTTTCTGTTCGGCGGTCTGCTTTGCATGTCAGATGACGCCATTGCTGCCCCGGAGATTCTCCCTCCGCCGAGAAGCGGTCAGAAAACAACCGCAGCGAAAAACGTGCGTCCCAAAACTCTCAAGCCCGCAGTCGAACTGATCAATGTCACGGCTTCCCGTCGCAACCTGCTGGGACGGGCCGCGACGGCAAGCGAAGGCTCCATTACAGCCCGGGAAATCCAGCTTCGTCCGGCTTATCGTGTCGGTCAGATTCTGGAGGCCGTTCCTGGCCTGGTCGTCACGTCCCATTCGGGCGAGGGAAAAGCCAACCAGTTTCTTCTGCGCGGGTTCAATCTGGATCACGGCACCGACCTCGCCACTTTCGTGGATGACATGCCGATAAACGGCGTCAGCAACGCGCATGGTCAGGGTTATACGGACCTCAACTTCCTCATTCCCGAACTGCTGTCAGGCGTGGACTACACCAAGGGCCCGTTCCACGCCGATATCGGGGACTTTGGCGTTGCGGGTTCGGACCACATGAAACTCGCGGATGATGTGCCCCGACAGATTTCCCTGAGCGCAGGGACGCTGGGAGATTATCGCGCCTATCTGGGTGGGACGGCGCATCTCGCGAATGGTGATCGCTGGGTCAATGCTTTCAGTCTTTCCCATACGGACGGTCCGTGGAAATATCCTGACAATGCCAGAAGCATCAAGGCGATTACCCGTTATGCGCATGGTGAAGCAACGAACGGCTTTGACCTCACCGGGATGTTCTATCGCGGACAGTGGCGCGCCACGAACGAACAGCCTCTGGCCACCTACAGCGAAGGACTGATCGGTCGATATGGGTCGCTCGACCCGACGGATGGAGGATTTTCAGAAAGGTACAGCCTGTCTGGTCATTATCATCTTGCCGACGACAACTGGAAATGGGTGACGAGCGCCTTTGCCGCGCATGACCGGCTGACATTGTGGAATAATTTCACGCATTATCTGGATGATCCGGTCAATGGCGATCAGCAGCAGCAGGATGAAACGCGCACGACCGTTGGTGGCAGCAGTGTCTACTCACGGGAAGACCATGTCGGACGGGTAAGAACAGACACGCAGGTTGGCGTGCAGGGTCGGTATGATTTCCTGTATGTCGATCGGCGGCACACACGGCAACGCGTGACACTGGTAGCCTGTCCATCCAGTCTGGAAGCAACAGTCCCCTATCTCTGCAATGCGGACGACATCAATCTTGGCGCGGCGGGAATGTTCGTTCAGAACACAACGCACTGGCTACCGTGGTTCCGAATGATTGTTGGTCTGCGCGAGGACTATCAGGGAGGCACGGACAGCAATCTGGTAGATGACAGTCTGACCCGCAAACATCAGTGGCTCTTTCAGCCCAAGGGGAGTCTGGTCTTTGGTCCCTGGAAAAAAACCGAACTTTACCTGAGTGGTGGACGAGGTTTCCATTCCAATGACTTCCGGTCAGTATCCGGCTCTTACACTGCGGATGAATTTGCCAAGGGATCGGTCAAAGTGCCTCTCATGACATCCGCTGTCAGCGGAGAAGTCGGAGTAAGAGCCACTCCCCTTCGACACCTGAATGTGCAGGCGGCAGCTTTCGTCATCGATTTTGATTCCGAGCTCAGTTACGACGGAGACGCTGGCGTCACGTCGCCCGGTCCAGCCAGCCGCAGACAGGGCGTTGAACTCTCCGCGCAGTACAATCCCTTTACCTGGCTTGAGTTCAATACCGACCTGTCTTTTGCTAAGGCGCGTTATCAGGCGAAAAACCTGGCCAGCTATGGAATTGACGGACGCTACGTGACAAACGCGCCCAGCTTTGTCTGGTCTTTCGGTATCATTGCTGATCGTGGGCCATGGTATGGCGGCCTGCAGGTCCGCTGGCTGGGAGGCTATCCGCTGGTTGAAGACAACAGTTTGCGATCAAAGGGCTATCAGGAGGTCAATCTGAACATCGGTTACCGCTTCACGAAGAATCTCAAACTGGAAGCCAGCATCTTCAATGCCTTCAATGCTCATGCCTACGCCGCGCAGTACGCCTACGATTACCGCCTGACACCGACTTCAGCAGTGCAGTCCGGAGCGACCGGTCATCCCATTGAGCCGATCTCGGCACGATTTGCGGTGCAGTATGGCTTCTGA
- a CDS encoding glycosyltransferase family 4 protein: MKVFVHLARGFGNETWGKLWRSGKLLGLNEEHAYGYNHAASPDVQVVYASDGPETRLQKLIRYAGRAILGFDVVHAWRNREKMLEADVVWTHTESQTLGVLLLFRLMRGRVPKLLGQTVWLVDRWAKQPWPRRLLYRFLLHRLDVLTTLSSLNCQDARGLFPWVRVESVLFGIKAVGMRPARGPHDNGPMKVLSLGNDEHRDWPTLCSALSSLPDATLRIASSSKAAARAAKGHRNIEVMKIRDNATLFAAYEQADVVVVPLSENRHASGITVILEAIYFGVPLIATDCGGLTDYLDHDAVLYVPPGDPAALAAAIREVRANPKVAKQRVEKAQERMKTALSSVAYAQRYVELSRDVCGKV; the protein is encoded by the coding sequence ATGAAGGTTTTCGTGCATCTGGCCCGGGGCTTTGGCAATGAAACGTGGGGGAAGCTCTGGCGGTCGGGCAAGTTGCTCGGCCTCAATGAGGAGCATGCCTACGGGTATAACCATGCGGCGTCTCCTGACGTGCAGGTCGTTTATGCGTCTGATGGTCCTGAGACACGCCTTCAGAAACTGATTCGCTACGCCGGTCGCGCCATCCTTGGGTTCGATGTCGTCCATGCCTGGCGGAATCGGGAGAAAATGCTGGAAGCGGATGTCGTGTGGACCCACACGGAGTCCCAGACGCTGGGCGTGCTGCTGCTCTTCCGCCTGATGCGAGGACGTGTTCCCAAACTGCTCGGGCAGACTGTCTGGCTGGTGGATCGGTGGGCGAAACAGCCGTGGCCGCGTCGTCTGCTCTACCGTTTTCTGCTGCATCGGCTGGATGTGCTCACCACATTATCATCGCTGAACTGTCAGGACGCACGCGGCCTGTTCCCGTGGGTGCGCGTGGAGAGCGTTCTTTTCGGGATCAAGGCGGTGGGCATGCGTCCGGCCCGTGGTCCGCATGACAACGGCCCGATGAAAGTTCTTTCGCTGGGCAATGACGAACATCGCGACTGGCCGACGCTCTGCTCCGCCCTGTCCTCGTTACCGGATGCGACGCTGCGGATCGCCAGCAGCAGCAAGGCTGCGGCCCGGGCAGCGAAGGGGCATCGCAATATTGAGGTCATGAAGATCCGCGACAACGCGACGCTGTTCGCGGCCTATGAGCAGGCGGATGTCGTGGTGGTGCCGTTGAGCGAGAACCGCCACGCTTCGGGCATTACAGTGATTCTGGAAGCGATCTATTTCGGTGTGCCGCTTATCGCCACCGACTGCGGCGGTCTGACCGATTATCTCGATCACGATGCGGTGTTGTACGTGCCGCCGGGCGATCCTGCCGCCCTCGCTGCTGCAATTCGGGAAGTAAGAGCAAATCCGAAGGTGGCGAAACAGCGGGTTGAAAAGGCTCAGGAGCGCATGAAGACGGCGCTGAGTTCAGTCGCCTATGCGCAACGCTATGTTGAGCTGTCCCGGGATGTCTGCGGAAAGGTCTGA
- a CDS encoding polysaccharide biosynthesis protein gives MVPQRPDVAPRNTRLRPLNRILVNVLLDGSVAAVAAPFARWLAAPRDGLLHPLWFLAGGAITLVVSGLPFRMPQQYWRFSGLSDLLGIAGASIASSALFTLGLYATGFPLPSPTFPLIYALTLTAMLGGLRMAYRLCNGITRRSIAQRRVVLIGADQVADLYLRALDRNPEAGVRVTGLIGQGTHQAGRRIHNVPILGHVTDVAILLNAMDAQGTLPDTLVVTDPNFRGSGLARVLEAAETHGIAVMRAPVLTDLTPADRIALRPVAIEDLLNRPQVPLDKAGMERMIHGEVVVVTGAGGTIGSELARQIAGFVPKHLVLLDHGEFALWQIDVELGELAPHVSRSVIVADVRDSDRIDEVFAQFGPALVFHAAALKHVPIVEANACEGLLTNVVGTRIVADAARRHGVRALVMISTDKAVNPSSLMGASKRAAEMYCQALDIAARHAGEPLRCVTVRFGNVLGSTGSVVPLFRRQLERGGPLTVTHPDMRRYFMTVPEAVGLVLQASVRGTDGLRFEQDMAEKPSQTERVAGTDALLREGGIFVLDMGQPVRIVDLARQMIRLAGLRPDEDVKITFTGLRPGEKLFEELFHGREAPVPTDAPGLLMAAPRVVDYQDVAHAVDRIAVLAHAGDTEAAMAVLRYLVPEFDHNATGEANDAAPDTDQDRESLTS, from the coding sequence ATGGTCCCGCAACGCCCGGATGTCGCGCCGCGAAATACCCGGCTGCGACCACTCAATCGGATTCTGGTCAACGTTCTGCTTGACGGCAGTGTGGCCGCTGTTGCCGCGCCGTTCGCCCGATGGCTGGCCGCGCCGCGCGACGGGCTGCTGCATCCGCTGTGGTTTCTGGCGGGCGGCGCGATCACGCTGGTGGTCAGCGGCCTGCCTTTCAGGATGCCGCAGCAATACTGGCGCTTTTCCGGCCTGTCCGATCTTCTCGGTATTGCGGGCGCGTCCATCGCCAGTTCGGCGCTGTTCACGCTGGGGCTCTATGCCACGGGCTTTCCACTGCCGAGCCCGACCTTTCCACTCATCTACGCGCTGACCCTGACAGCCATGCTGGGTGGCCTGCGCATGGCCTATCGCCTGTGCAACGGGATCACGCGACGTAGCATCGCGCAACGGCGGGTGGTGCTGATCGGTGCGGATCAGGTCGCTGACCTGTATCTCCGGGCGCTCGATCGTAATCCGGAGGCGGGTGTCCGTGTGACCGGTCTGATCGGGCAGGGGACACATCAGGCCGGTCGTCGTATCCATAATGTGCCCATCCTTGGCCATGTGACGGATGTAGCGATCCTGCTGAACGCGATGGACGCGCAGGGCACGCTGCCGGATACGCTGGTGGTGACCGATCCGAATTTTCGGGGCAGCGGTCTCGCGCGTGTTCTGGAAGCCGCCGAGACGCACGGAATCGCCGTCATGCGGGCTCCTGTTCTGACCGATCTGACGCCAGCGGACAGAATCGCACTGCGTCCTGTCGCCATCGAGGATCTTCTGAACCGGCCGCAGGTGCCGCTCGACAAGGCGGGTATGGAGCGCATGATCCACGGTGAAGTCGTGGTGGTCACGGGGGCAGGCGGCACCATTGGCTCAGAGCTTGCAAGGCAAATCGCAGGTTTTGTTCCGAAACATCTGGTGCTGCTGGATCACGGCGAGTTTGCCCTGTGGCAGATTGACGTGGAACTGGGGGAACTGGCTCCGCATGTTTCGCGCAGCGTGATTGTGGCCGATGTGCGCGACAGCGACCGCATTGACGAGGTGTTCGCGCAGTTCGGTCCGGCGCTGGTGTTTCACGCTGCCGCGCTCAAGCATGTGCCGATTGTCGAGGCGAATGCCTGCGAAGGCTTGCTGACCAACGTTGTTGGCACGCGGATCGTGGCGGATGCGGCCCGGCGTCACGGTGTGCGGGCGCTGGTGATGATCTCGACCGACAAGGCGGTGAATCCCTCCAGTCTGATGGGTGCGAGCAAGCGGGCGGCGGAGATGTACTGTCAGGCGCTCGACATCGCCGCGCGTCATGCCGGCGAGCCGTTGCGGTGCGTAACCGTCCGGTTCGGCAATGTCTTGGGCTCAACCGGTTCGGTCGTGCCGCTGTTCCGCAGGCAGCTTGAACGTGGCGGTCCTCTGACCGTCACGCATCCTGACATGCGGCGCTATTTCATGACCGTGCCGGAGGCGGTCGGTCTCGTCCTGCAGGCCAGCGTGCGGGGAACTGACGGTCTTCGCTTTGAGCAGGATATGGCCGAGAAGCCGTCGCAGACGGAGCGCGTGGCCGGAACTGACGCCCTGTTGCGGGAGGGCGGTATCTTCGTGCTCGACATGGGACAACCGGTAAGGATTGTCGATCTGGCGCGCCAGATGATCCGGCTTGCGGGTCTTCGTCCCGACGAGGACGTGAAGATCACCTTTACGGGCCTGCGTCCCGGTGAAAAACTGTTCGAGGAACTGTTTCACGGCCGTGAGGCCCCGGTTCCCACGGATGCGCCGGGTTTGCTGATGGCAGCCCCGCGTGTTGTGGACTATCAGGATGTGGCGCACGCGGTAGACCGGATTGCTGTTCTGGCGCATGCAGGAGACACGGAGGCGGCGATGGCCGTGTTGCGCTATCTTGTGCCGGAATTCGATCACAACGCGACCGGCGAGGCCAATGACGCCGCGCCGGACACCGATCAGGACAGGGAGAGCTTGACCTCATGA
- a CDS encoding MraY family glycosyltransferase, translating into MYPALGLLLLAYVISALLCRRMIAVAVLDTPGHRSAHTAPTPKGGGVGVIGAFLLLFFPMRYLCGVPALTPDSVTFWCAIAFLAIISWLDDVYQWSPLIKLAAQILSAIMATAAILPMGGFASPAWFLMAALCAILWTVFVTNAVNFMDGLNGLVSGTLCLAFLCLALPFWPSDTPELRLIAALLTFGLLAFLPLNFPHARIFLGDVGSQACGLLIAAAMLVLATPAIAPAIPDLHTALLVPCLIAGLLYDVAFTLVRRAFAGEKLLQAHRGHLYQIAFRSGVPMPVVTLLHWAFVLWGAGMYALLSLPPVESVWLTIAAVVLPQLVWTAFVVLRVKKHPVGRW; encoded by the coding sequence ATGTATCCGGCTCTTGGCCTTCTGCTTCTTGCTTACGTCATTTCGGCGCTTCTCTGCCGCCGGATGATCGCGGTCGCCGTGCTCGATACGCCGGGACATCGCAGCGCGCACACGGCTCCTACGCCAAAAGGCGGAGGCGTCGGTGTGATCGGAGCGTTTCTGCTCCTGTTTTTCCCGATGCGTTATCTCTGTGGCGTGCCCGCTCTCACGCCTGACAGCGTGACGTTCTGGTGCGCGATCGCCTTTCTGGCCATCATTTCGTGGCTCGACGACGTGTATCAGTGGTCGCCCCTGATCAAACTTGCCGCCCAGATCCTGTCCGCCATCATGGCCACCGCCGCCATCCTGCCTATGGGTGGCTTTGCAAGTCCCGCATGGTTTCTCATGGCCGCCCTGTGCGCGATCCTGTGGACAGTGTTTGTGACGAATGCGGTCAACTTCATGGACGGCCTCAACGGTCTGGTTTCCGGAACGCTCTGTCTGGCGTTCCTCTGTCTTGCCCTGCCCTTCTGGCCTTCGGATACGCCGGAACTGCGTCTTATCGCGGCCCTGCTGACTTTCGGACTGCTGGCGTTCCTGCCGCTGAACTTTCCTCATGCCCGCATCTTTCTCGGCGATGTGGGCAGTCAGGCATGCGGGCTGCTCATCGCCGCTGCGATGCTGGTTCTGGCGACACCTGCCATCGCACCAGCGATTCCTGACCTTCACACGGCGCTGCTCGTTCCCTGCCTGATTGCAGGATTGCTCTATGATGTGGCCTTCACCCTTGTTCGCCGCGCTTTCGCTGGAGAAAAGCTGTTACAGGCGCATCGGGGGCACCTTTACCAGATAGCCTTTCGTTCCGGTGTGCCTATGCCTGTTGTGACCCTGCTGCACTGGGCTTTTGTGCTGTGGGGCGCGGGGATGTATGCGCTGCTTTCCCTGCCGCCTGTCGAATCAGTCTGGCTGACCATTGCCGCTGTCGTTCTGCCGCAGCTTGTCTGGACGGCGTTTGTGGTGCTGCGAGTGAAGAAACACCCCGTAGGACGATGGTAG
- a CDS encoding Fur family transcriptional regulator, giving the protein MSDSRIARLCVERGLKMTGQRRVIARVLSDAEDHPDVEELYRRASELDPKISVATVYRTVRLLEEKGILERRDFGGGRARYEATEHGRHYHLIDVETGKVLEFEDEEHEALMRQIANRLGFELISMRLELFGRRLPTPDTAKTERPKATKKTRGTGK; this is encoded by the coding sequence CTGTCCGATTCCCGCATTGCGCGTCTGTGCGTGGAACGTGGCCTCAAGATGACCGGCCAGCGCCGTGTGATCGCCCGTGTCCTTTCGGATGCGGAAGATCATCCGGATGTGGAAGAGCTGTATCGTCGGGCGTCCGAACTGGATCCCAAGATTTCGGTCGCCACGGTCTATCGGACCGTGCGCCTGCTTGAGGAAAAAGGCATCCTCGAACGTCGTGATTTCGGTGGTGGACGTGCCCGCTACGAGGCGACCGAGCATGGTCGTCACTATCATCTTATCGACGTGGAAACCGGCAAGGTTCTGGAGTTCGAGGACGAAGAGCATGAAGCGCTTATGCGTCAGATTGCCAATCGTCTTGGATTCGAACTGATTTCCATGCGCCTCGAACTGTTCGGGCGGCGTCTGCCCACTCCGGACACCGCGAAGACCGAGCGTCCGAAAGCCACGAAAAAAACGCGGGGGACCGGCAAATGA
- a CDS encoding GNAT family N-acetyltransferase — translation MSAETPQGGGLSALDLERDGFHELRGGNLGVRIASTPEEIEAAQELRYRVFFEEMGAQPDERTFRLKRDMDEFDEYADHLLVIDHAVSSGAAGVVGTYRLMQGDRAAKLGRFYSESEFDIGPLKKFPGRLLEVGRSCIDVRYRGRAAMQLLWRGIASYIFLHKIDVLFGCASLPGTNPEELSEELTYLYHNHLAPPALRVKALPDRRVEMLRQDPLTLDRRRALTRLPPLIKGYLRLGGYVGDGAVVDPQFKTTDVAVLVKSELMTDKYYRHYERRLRDALD, via the coding sequence ATGAGTGCTGAAACTCCGCAAGGCGGTGGTCTTTCCGCTCTCGATCTCGAGCGCGACGGTTTTCACGAACTGCGCGGCGGCAACCTTGGTGTGCGGATCGCCTCCACGCCGGAAGAGATCGAGGCCGCACAGGAACTTCGCTATCGCGTGTTTTTCGAGGAAATGGGAGCGCAGCCCGATGAGCGCACCTTCCGCCTCAAGCGCGACATGGATGAATTCGATGAGTATGCCGATCATCTTCTGGTGATCGATCACGCCGTCTCTTCCGGAGCGGCGGGCGTGGTTGGAACCTATCGTCTCATGCAGGGCGATCGGGCGGCAAAGCTTGGACGCTTCTACAGCGAGAGCGAATTCGATATCGGGCCACTGAAGAAGTTTCCCGGCCGTCTGCTGGAAGTCGGTCGCTCCTGCATTGATGTCCGCTATCGCGGACGTGCCGCGATGCAGCTTCTCTGGCGCGGTATTGCGTCCTACATCTTCCTGCACAAGATCGACGTTCTGTTCGGTTGCGCCAGTCTGCCGGGGACAAACCCCGAAGAACTGAGCGAGGAACTGACCTACCTTTACCACAATCACCTCGCGCCTCCGGCGCTACGGGTGAAGGCCCTGCCCGACCGTCGCGTGGAAATGTTGCGGCAGGACCCGCTTACCCTTGATCGTCGCCGAGCGCTTACCCGTCTGCCGCCGCTGATCAAGGGCTACCTGCGGCTTGGCGGGTATGTTGGTGACGGTGCGGTGGTGGACCCACAGTTCAAGACCACCGATGTCGCCGTTCTCGTGAAAAGCGAGCTGATGACCGACAAATACTATCGTCACTATGAGCGCAGGCTGCGTGACGCTCTCGATTGA
- a CDS encoding HAD family hydrolase — protein sequence MQIAAGTEALIFDCDGTLVDSLPLYLASWLEALKSKGGLDVSPEWFFSRRGYSEGMVLSELEKTHGITLNRAAIMAATREGVRNRLPGVKQNVPVVALVREWAGRLPRAVASSGSREVVEASLAAIGLLEVFDAIVTIEDVERPKPAPDIYLLAAKRLGVKPSGCLVFEDSTEGLEAAHAAGMAAEDVRPWSDFRGDA from the coding sequence ATGCAGATCGCCGCCGGAACGGAAGCGCTGATCTTTGATTGCGACGGCACGCTGGTCGACAGTCTGCCGCTCTATCTGGCGTCGTGGCTGGAGGCGCTGAAGAGTAAGGGGGGCCTCGACGTGTCGCCGGAGTGGTTCTTCAGTCGTCGGGGCTATTCAGAGGGGATGGTCCTGTCTGAACTGGAAAAGACGCACGGCATCACGCTCAACCGGGCGGCGATCATGGCTGCTACACGGGAGGGCGTACGCAACCGTCTGCCGGGCGTGAAGCAGAACGTGCCGGTCGTGGCACTGGTGCGGGAATGGGCAGGACGACTGCCGCGCGCCGTGGCGTCCAGCGGTTCGCGGGAAGTGGTGGAAGCCTCCCTTGCCGCAATAGGGTTGCTTGAAGTCTTTGACGCAATCGTAACGATTGAGGATGTGGAGCGCCCGAAACCCGCTCCCGATATCTATTTGCTGGCGGCGAAGCGGTTGGGTGTGAAGCCATCGGGCTGTCTGGTGTTTGAAGACAGCACCGAGGGACTGGAAGCGGCTCACGCAGCCGGGATGGCGGCTGAAGATGTGCGGCCCTGGTCGGACTTTCGTGGTGACGCCTGA
- a CDS encoding DegT/DnrJ/EryC1/StrS family aminotransferase, translating into MTTPDGQKPIAFLDLPAQQRRLGAPLKQRIDVVLEHCRFVLGPEVTELEERLAAWSGVGHCVGVSSGTDALQIVMMAENIGPGDAVFLPAFTYTATAEVPLVLGATPVFVDVDPATFQIDPDNLRERIEKVRKDGKLKPRAIVGVDLFGQPAPWEALREIASDYGLFLMDDCAQSFGGAYHGRNLGAEAVATTLSFFPSKPLGGYGDGGAILTDDAERAELYRSLRTHGEGKTRYEVLRTGMNGRLDTLQAAVLLAKLDVFKEELARRDAIANAYDAGLKDVVTVPARVPDSASAWAIYSVLLTDSAERSATQERLKAAGVPSAIYYPLPLHHQPAYRDHHDGVALPVSESLAQRILALPIHPELTDAEVARVIAAVRG; encoded by the coding sequence ATGACCACGCCGGACGGGCAGAAGCCGATTGCTTTCCTTGATCTTCCAGCCCAGCAGCGTCGCCTAGGCGCACCGCTGAAGCAGCGGATCGATGTGGTTCTGGAACATTGCCGCTTTGTGCTGGGACCAGAGGTGACGGAGCTGGAAGAGCGACTGGCCGCATGGTCGGGAGTCGGCCATTGCGTCGGTGTCTCGTCCGGCACGGATGCGCTCCAGATCGTCATGATGGCGGAGAATATCGGACCCGGCGACGCCGTGTTCCTGCCAGCCTTCACCTACACGGCGACGGCGGAAGTGCCTCTGGTTCTGGGGGCGACGCCGGTTTTCGTGGATGTCGATCCTGCCACCTTCCAGATCGACCCGGACAATCTGCGTGAGCGGATCGAAAAGGTCCGCAAGGACGGCAAGCTCAAGCCGCGTGCGATTGTCGGCGTAGACCTGTTCGGTCAGCCCGCGCCGTGGGAGGCTTTGCGCGAAATTGCTTCAGATTACGGTCTGTTCCTGATGGATGACTGCGCCCAGTCCTTTGGCGGCGCATATCATGGTCGTAATCTTGGTGCGGAAGCGGTTGCGACGACGCTGTCCTTTTTCCCATCCAAGCCGCTCGGCGGTTATGGCGATGGCGGCGCGATCCTGACGGATGACGCGGAGCGGGCCGAGCTTTATCGCTCGCTGCGCACGCATGGCGAAGGCAAGACCCGCTACGAAGTGCTGCGCACCGGCATGAACGGTCGTCTCGACACGTTGCAGGCGGCGGTTCTGCTGGCCAAGCTGGACGTGTTCAAGGAAGAACTGGCCCGGCGCGATGCGATTGCGAACGCCTATGACGCCGGACTGAAGGATGTGGTGACCGTTCCCGCCCGTGTGCCTGACAGCGCCAGTGCGTGGGCGATCTATTCCGTGCTGCTGACGGATTCCGCCGAGCGGAGTGCGACACAGGAGCGACTGAAAGCGGCAGGCGTGCCGTCGGCGATCTATTATCCGCTGCCGCTGCATCATCAGCCCGCCTACCGGGATCATCATGACGGCGTTGCGCTGCCGGTCTCCGAATCCCTTGCGCAGCGGATTCTGGCGCTGCCGATCCACCCCGAACTGACAGACGCGGAGGTCGCCCGCGTGATCGCCGCCGTGCGTGGCTAA
- a CDS encoding cysteine-rich CWC family protein, giving the protein METRCARCNAPLECLASADCWCMKLPPELPVPPENLNSGCLCPACLAAAFEVNKIHKLQQKPET; this is encoded by the coding sequence ATGGAAACCCGCTGCGCCCGCTGTAACGCACCGCTGGAATGTCTGGCGTCTGCGGATTGCTGGTGCATGAAGCTGCCACCGGAGTTGCCGGTTCCTCCTGAAAACCTGAACAGCGGTTGCCTATGTCCTGCCTGTCTGGCGGCTGCTTTTGAGGTAAATAAAATACATAAATTACAACAAAAGCCCGAAACCTGA